The Armatimonadota bacterium genomic interval GTGAGGAGCATCGCCTGGGCGGTGCCCGTGAAGCCGTCAAGTGGCGCGCCTGCAATGCGGCGCTGGCGCTCGCCCTGCGGGAGACGGAGAGGCTGGCGGGCGCACGCATAGAATAGGAGGCTGGAGTTCGGGAACCCGCGGTCATGCGCGCGTTCATCGCGGTCAATATGGGCGACGACTTACGCCGGGCGCTCGCGCAGGCCCAGGAGCGGCTGCGGGCGAGCGGCGCGGATGTGAAATGGGTGCGCCCCGAGGGCATCCACCTCACGCTCAAGTTCCTGGGCGAGGTGGATGACGACCGCGTCCCCGCGATCGCGGAGGCGGTGGCGGCGGCGGTAACGCCAAGAGCGCGGTTCCGCTTGCGAGTGGAGGGGATCGGCGGATTCCCTTCGCCTACCGCGCCGCGCGTGATCTGGGCGGGGGTGAAGGATGGCGCACGCGAGCTGGGCGAGCTCGCGCGGCGCGTGGAAGACGCTCTGGAGCCGCTGGGCTTTGCGCGCGAGCAGCGGGAGTTCAGCGCGCACGTGACGCTGGGGCGCTGCCGGTCGCCGCGGGGACGCCCGGAGTTGGCGGCGCGGATGCGCGAGCAGATCGAACGGCAGTTGGGGGAGATGGAGGTGGCGCGCGTGGAGCTGATGCGCAGCGACCTGCGACCGACGGGTCCGATCTATACCAGCCAGCGGGAATTCGCGCTCGGCGAGGCGCGGGGCGAACGGGGGAGCGATGATGACGGACAAGGCTAAGGCATTGGAGCTGGCCATCGGCCAGATCGAGAAGCAGTTCGGCAAAGGCTCGGTCATGCGCCTGGGCGAGAGCACCTCCCGCCTCAAGGTGGACGTGGTCCCGACCGGGGCGCTCGGCCTCGACCTCGCGCTGGGCGTGGGCGGGCTGCCGCGGGGGCGCATTGTCGAGATCTTCGGCAACGAG includes:
- the thpR gene encoding RNA 2',3'-cyclic phosphodiesterase gives rise to the protein MRAFIAVNMGDDLRRALAQAQERLRASGADVKWVRPEGIHLTLKFLGEVDDDRVPAIAEAVAAAVTPRARFRLRVEGIGGFPSPTAPRVIWAGVKDGARELGELARRVEDALEPLGFAREQREFSAHVTLGRCRSPRGRPELAARMREQIERQLGEMEVARVELMRSDLRPTGPIYTSQREFALGEARGERGSDDDGQG